The following proteins are co-located in the Flammeovirga kamogawensis genome:
- the lpxA gene encoding acyl-ACP--UDP-N-acetylglucosamine O-acyltransferase, which produces MSKNPYTEKYPMTNIHPDAKIAESVVVEPFATIQGDVEIGEGTWIGPNAVIMDGARIGKNVKVFPGAVISGIPQDLKFQGENTLTFIGDNTTLRECVTVSRGTTDKMKTVVGKNCMLMAYVHIAHDVIMGDNCILSNSTQIAGHVEIADHVIIAGTAAVHQFVKIGEHAFIAGGSLVRKDVPPYVKAAREPLSYCGINSVGLRRRGFDSDALQEVHEMYRLIYTRGFTMAEATRQLEEELEQTDERDVILKFLKNSERGIIKGY; this is translated from the coding sequence ATGTCAAAAAACCCTTACACTGAAAAATATCCAATGACAAATATCCACCCGGATGCAAAAATTGCAGAGTCTGTGGTGGTAGAACCTTTTGCTACAATTCAAGGGGATGTAGAAATTGGAGAAGGAACTTGGATTGGGCCCAATGCAGTTATTATGGATGGTGCTCGCATAGGGAAGAATGTAAAAGTTTTTCCTGGTGCTGTAATTTCAGGTATTCCCCAAGATTTGAAATTTCAAGGTGAGAATACACTTACCTTTATTGGTGATAATACAACTTTAAGAGAATGTGTTACTGTTAGTAGAGGTACTACAGATAAAATGAAAACAGTTGTTGGTAAGAACTGTATGCTTATGGCGTATGTTCATATTGCTCATGATGTGATTATGGGTGATAACTGTATTTTATCAAATTCAACACAAATTGCTGGACATGTAGAAATTGCAGACCATGTAATTATTGCAGGAACAGCAGCAGTACATCAGTTTGTGAAAATTGGTGAGCATGCATTTATTGCAGGTGGATCTTTAGTTCGTAAAGATGTGCCACCTTATGTAAAGGCAGCAAGAGAACCTTTAAGTTATTGTGGTATCAACTCTGTTGGGCTTCGTAGAAGAGGTTTTGACAGTGATGCTCTACAAGAAGTACATGAAATGTACCGCTTAATTTATACAAGAGGGTTTACAATGGCAGAGGCAACTCGTCAGCTAGAAGAAGAATTAGAGCAAACAGATGAAAGAGATGTTATTCTTAAATTCTTAAAGAATTCCGAAAGAGGCATTATTAAAGGATATTAA
- a CDS encoding ABC transporter ATP-binding protein, with amino-acid sequence MIIELKDLGKKYAREWIFKGVNLTLESGKAYAVIGGNGSGKSTFLKLLAGISHPSKGEIKYIVDTNKVEADEIWKHLVLAGPYTELIEEFTLVEHLKFHASLKKMTKPVDEIIEILGLEKSKNKQIQDFSSGMKQKLKLALAFFTEASILFLDEPTSNLDQRNIEWYQDWLPLVSNNKIVVICSNQVYEYEYCNERISIESYKK; translated from the coding sequence ATGATAATTGAATTAAAAGATTTAGGAAAGAAATATGCTAGAGAATGGATATTTAAGGGAGTTAATCTTACTTTAGAATCAGGAAAAGCATATGCTGTAATTGGTGGTAATGGAAGTGGTAAATCTACTTTTTTGAAATTATTGGCAGGGATTTCTCACCCGTCAAAAGGGGAGATTAAATACATTGTTGATACTAATAAAGTAGAAGCTGATGAAATATGGAAACATTTAGTATTAGCAGGCCCATATACTGAGTTAATAGAAGAGTTTACTCTTGTTGAACACCTGAAATTTCATGCATCATTAAAAAAAATGACAAAACCTGTTGATGAAATTATAGAAATTTTAGGCTTGGAAAAATCAAAGAACAAGCAAATACAAGATTTTTCTTCAGGGATGAAACAAAAACTGAAATTAGCTTTAGCGTTTTTTACAGAAGCATCAATTTTGTTTTTAGATGAGCCAACTTCTAATCTAGATCAAAGAAATATTGAGTGGTATCAGGATTGGTTACCCTTAGTGAGTAATAATAAAATTGTTGTGATTTGCAGTAATCAAGTATATGAATATGAATACTGTAATGAAAGAATTTCTATAGAAAGTTATAAAAAATGA
- a CDS encoding dicarboxylate/amino acid:cation symporter has protein sequence MKFFKVDLGIAILIAMILGIILGIIFGEDVTIIAPIGDVFIKLLSMLVIPLVFFSIIMGAQALGQSKNASKIGGMTFLYFGATSFVAVFVGILFTVLFKPGIGLNIQELAGGITDTSLTSRGEIAGFWDTIKGAIPSNPFKALSQGSILQIILFSMFFGIGIGKLPDEKQKVVSTFIEGVNDVLVWMIIKVMWLAPFGVMCLMASSVGTFGYDILFSIGKLFIVYILALIVVTFPLFGGMVQFFSKVPAIKFFKEMVTPQIFALSTASSLATLPLNYEAVDKMGVKKSVASFVLPLGATVNMAGNAVFNPLVTIFFAQMYGIELGMSQYIAIAITSVLGAVGTAGVPGPSLLAVAVFMVAGVPVEALPLIFGVDRIFDMLRTAVNITGDASCAVVMERFEEED, from the coding sequence ATGAAATTCTTTAAGGTTGACTTAGGTATCGCTATCCTCATTGCAATGATCCTAGGCATTATTCTTGGAATTATTTTCGGTGAAGATGTTACCATTATAGCTCCAATAGGAGATGTTTTTATTAAACTACTTTCTATGCTTGTAATACCTTTGGTGTTTTTCTCAATTATAATGGGAGCACAAGCATTAGGACAATCAAAGAATGCAAGTAAAATAGGTGGTATGACGTTCCTTTATTTTGGAGCAACATCATTTGTAGCAGTTTTTGTAGGGATTTTATTTACAGTACTTTTTAAACCTGGTATAGGGCTAAATATTCAAGAACTTGCAGGAGGAATAACAGATACTTCTCTAACTTCAAGAGGTGAAATAGCTGGTTTTTGGGATACAATAAAAGGAGCAATACCTTCAAATCCTTTTAAAGCACTTTCTCAAGGTAGTATATTACAAATTATTTTATTTTCAATGTTTTTTGGAATTGGAATTGGAAAATTACCAGACGAAAAACAAAAAGTGGTTTCTACTTTTATTGAAGGAGTAAACGATGTACTTGTTTGGATGATTATTAAAGTGATGTGGCTTGCTCCATTTGGTGTAATGTGCTTAATGGCATCTTCTGTAGGTACATTTGGTTATGATATATTGTTTAGTATTGGTAAACTCTTTATTGTATACATATTAGCATTAATAGTAGTGACATTTCCATTATTTGGAGGAATGGTTCAATTTTTTAGTAAGGTTCCTGCTATTAAATTTTTTAAAGAAATGGTTACACCGCAAATATTTGCACTATCAACCGCATCCTCTTTGGCTACATTGCCTTTAAATTATGAAGCAGTAGATAAAATGGGAGTTAAGAAAAGTGTAGCATCATTTGTGCTACCATTAGGAGCTACAGTAAATATGGCTGGTAATGCAGTATTTAATCCTTTAGTAACTATCTTTTTTGCTCAAATGTATGGTATTGAGTTAGGGATGTCCCAGTATATTGCTATTGCGATAACATCGGTACTTGGAGCTGTAGGAACAGCAGGTGTTCCAGGCCCATCTTTATTAGCTGTTGCAGTATTTATGGTTGCAGGTGTTCCTGTAGAGGCTTTACCATTAATATTTGGTGTAGATAGAATTTTTGATATGCTACGAACAGCAGTTAATATTACAGGAGATGCCTCTTGTGCTGTTGTTATGGAAAGATTTGAAGAAGAAGACTAG
- a CDS encoding cation:dicarboxylate symporter family transporter translates to MTNQTSTTKEKKPMTLSTKILIGLFSGILLGLFLGEYAGHLEIVGDAFIGLLQMTVLPYIVFSLIVNIGRLSLEEGRKLIVQGIKFLSLLLAIGIAVVLILPFAFPEWKSANFFSTSFVTPPPEVDFLKLYIPSNPFFSLAESKVPAVVLFSILVGIGVMQINGKDKEVLLNSLDAFNKALNQVNKIVVKLTPAGVFAIAASTAGTMTLDELGKMQAYLLTYLVAVLILTFWVLPMLITACTPFKYKDVFKFTKATLITIFATGKIIVVLPQLIEDLKSLYAEYNLDTDENNAGTDILMPLAYPFPNLGTLAIFVFVPFAAWFVGNPITLSNTPMFVGATLLSSFVAPVTGIPFMLDLLEIPKDMFQLFVVSTVFTDRVRVVLGAMHLITLTLLTLSSTNGFFKLRKRKITMGLAVTVVLFIVTLVPLRLFLSYSLKDVYQNDKVIANMQLIHKLVPFKVLPSASPNPTKLLEYESILDRIKRRGIVRVGFYEDEIPFSYFNARGELVGFGIDMAHELGSALDVEIEFVPITVGHMPEELQNDNFDIVMSDIFMSSQYSAELSFSKPYLDVTMALVVRDQADQFKTFDKASEVSSFKIGYFERKDVAQKFLNYFPQAEAVRLDSVNQFFNQTDSLRLDGLLTSAERGAALTLLHPEYQIANPLPYKITLPLAYPVGNKDENMANFVTNWIEVNKKDGTISRFYDYWILGDDHLRKEEHWSVIKDVLHWVD, encoded by the coding sequence ATGACAAATCAGACATCAACTACAAAGGAGAAGAAGCCAATGACTCTTTCTACAAAAATCTTAATAGGCTTATTTTCTGGAATATTATTAGGATTGTTTTTAGGTGAGTATGCAGGACATTTAGAAATTGTTGGAGATGCATTTATTGGTTTATTACAGATGACTGTATTGCCTTATATTGTATTTTCATTAATTGTGAATATTGGTCGTTTATCACTAGAAGAAGGACGTAAATTAATAGTACAAGGTATAAAGTTCCTATCATTATTATTAGCAATAGGTATTGCTGTTGTTTTGATTTTACCCTTTGCGTTTCCAGAATGGAAATCTGCCAATTTCTTCAGTACAAGTTTTGTCACTCCTCCTCCCGAAGTTGATTTTCTAAAATTATATATTCCTTCTAATCCTTTCTTTTCTTTAGCAGAAAGTAAAGTTCCTGCTGTTGTACTATTTAGTATTCTTGTAGGGATTGGTGTAATGCAGATAAACGGAAAGGATAAAGAAGTTTTACTAAATAGTTTAGATGCTTTTAATAAAGCATTAAATCAAGTAAATAAAATTGTAGTTAAATTAACACCTGCAGGTGTTTTTGCTATTGCCGCAAGTACAGCAGGAACCATGACTTTAGACGAGTTAGGAAAAATGCAAGCTTATTTACTTACTTATTTAGTAGCAGTTTTAATACTGACTTTTTGGGTATTACCCATGTTAATTACAGCATGTACCCCTTTTAAATACAAAGATGTTTTTAAGTTTACTAAGGCTACATTAATAACAATTTTTGCTACAGGTAAAATTATAGTTGTATTACCTCAGTTAATTGAAGATCTAAAATCGCTCTATGCAGAGTACAATCTAGATACAGATGAAAATAATGCTGGGACAGATATTTTGATGCCATTGGCTTATCCTTTTCCAAATTTAGGTACGTTAGCCATATTTGTTTTTGTGCCTTTTGCGGCTTGGTTTGTTGGTAATCCAATAACACTATCAAATACCCCAATGTTTGTTGGGGCAACATTACTTAGCAGTTTTGTAGCACCTGTAACGGGTATTCCATTTATGTTGGATCTTTTAGAGATACCAAAAGATATGTTTCAATTGTTCGTAGTATCAACAGTTTTTACGGATAGAGTAAGAGTGGTACTTGGGGCAATGCATCTTATTACTTTAACATTACTTACATTAAGTTCTACTAATGGCTTTTTTAAATTAAGAAAAAGAAAAATTACAATGGGGTTAGCTGTTACAGTTGTACTATTTATTGTAACACTTGTTCCGCTGCGTTTATTTTTATCTTATTCTTTAAAGGATGTCTATCAGAATGATAAAGTAATTGCAAATATGCAGCTAATCCATAAATTAGTTCCTTTTAAAGTTTTACCTTCTGCATCTCCTAACCCTACTAAATTATTGGAGTATGAAAGCATTTTAGATAGAATAAAGCGAAGAGGTATTGTAAGAGTTGGTTTTTATGAAGATGAGATACCATTTAGTTATTTTAATGCTAGAGGTGAATTAGTTGGTTTTGGAATTGATATGGCTCATGAATTAGGATCTGCATTGGATGTGGAAATTGAGTTTGTACCTATCACTGTAGGGCATATGCCTGAAGAATTACAAAATGATAATTTTGATATTGTAATGTCTGATATTTTTATGTCTAGCCAATATTCTGCAGAACTATCCTTCTCTAAACCATATTTAGATGTAACAATGGCTTTAGTAGTTCGAGACCAAGCAGATCAATTTAAAACATTTGATAAAGCATCTGAGGTTAGTTCATTTAAAATTGGGTATTTCGAGCGAAAAGATGTAGCACAAAAGTTTTTAAATTATTTTCCTCAAGCAGAAGCTGTACGATTAGATTCTGTTAATCAGTTTTTTAATCAAACAGATAGTTTGAGGTTAGATGGTCTTCTTACTAGTGCAGAAAGGGGAGCAGCATTAACACTACTTCACCCTGAATATCAGATAGCAAATCCATTGCCGTATAAAATTACTCTTCCTTTGGCTTATCCCGTAGGGAACAAAGATGAGAATATGGCTAATTTTGTTACTAACTGGATTGAGGTAAATAAAAAAGATGGAACTATTTCTCGCTTCTATGATTATTGGATTTTAGGTGATGATCACCTTAGAAAAGAAGAGCATTGGAGTGTAATTAAAGATGTATTACATTGGGTAGATTAA
- a CDS encoding L,D-transpeptidase has protein sequence MNYYKRYIYILSIFIIVCSCSQPTKNTSVSSADLFTTDDFNWKELTGKAIYVTSRARTSAKIQEEVFQSVAMQELEEAKLLMPESLKELTDKFINSLYEKYPEMTEHQKMMLKENAKCGMQVLSKKSNPKRYSLIHSKLTKAFTYLRKNKEIQSGYAFVGNLAHKNVGGQKGYIINMATGELVEIDISSAWKGIGFEDDSGKTPIGFFLVYQKYTQPGWQSRTKTGTPKKMFYKLHRQTYDGEAKYIYRKSTKEEKAYICTNQFGLIGQNFGSEFVDVAATKYLRKSPDDLSYIDNSNSGTRQLYIHGTNREDQLGFALSGGCVRVSNINSYIIKEIVMKQETMPVFLDAVALHAPKPVKVPGFDDTDLESIYNEQSIVIRRQNMLDSVSLAKHLQGVVIPKLANSIAYRMSKVENQKANVTISVSVPFPESAMKYWMTFIHSGGVNNINFQQRFGFKGEYFETEMRHNQNPFYKAYYSADINSYFKNRITEARIALNNNLTEALQKHEIDKELIQNINIQEQTMINEYFNKELEVIDPLEYFAISEERKRVLHYMGMIDTLAVEFPGKFEEWEHLTWINSYLSLRESGPDSQPKGDLDYYDALLMQSYIYALGEQELYEREVKSGRLLPIKGQEFQNKLLNQYGIDGALTLLDEAGMWRLFQYSHSSENKTLIKMVSVAYPKQEMLKGMQLLAESYFSKFKWISNQYVITSEVNGEAITLAD, from the coding sequence ATGAATTACTATAAAAGGTATATATATATACTTTCAATTTTTATAATAGTATGCTCTTGTTCTCAACCTACTAAGAATACAAGTGTATCATCTGCTGATTTATTTACAACAGATGATTTTAATTGGAAAGAATTGACAGGTAAGGCAATATATGTAACGTCTAGAGCAAGGACATCTGCAAAAATACAAGAAGAAGTTTTTCAATCTGTTGCAATGCAAGAGTTAGAAGAAGCTAAACTATTGATGCCAGAAAGTTTAAAAGAACTGACAGATAAGTTTATCAATTCTTTGTATGAAAAATATCCCGAAATGACAGAACATCAAAAGATGATGTTAAAAGAGAATGCGAAATGTGGGATGCAGGTTTTATCTAAAAAGAGTAATCCTAAAAGATATTCTTTAATACATAGCAAACTGACAAAAGCATTTACTTATTTAAGAAAGAATAAAGAAATTCAATCTGGGTATGCATTTGTGGGAAATTTAGCACATAAAAATGTAGGTGGACAAAAAGGGTATATTATAAATATGGCTACTGGTGAGTTGGTAGAAATAGATATATCTTCTGCATGGAAAGGAATTGGTTTTGAAGATGATTCTGGAAAAACACCAATAGGTTTCTTTTTGGTGTATCAAAAATATACTCAACCTGGTTGGCAATCTCGTACAAAAACAGGAACACCTAAAAAAATGTTTTACAAGTTACATAGACAGACTTATGATGGTGAAGCAAAATATATTTATAGGAAGAGTACAAAAGAAGAAAAAGCATATATATGTACTAATCAATTTGGTTTAATTGGTCAAAATTTTGGGTCTGAGTTTGTTGATGTTGCTGCGACAAAGTATTTAAGAAAGTCTCCAGATGACCTTTCTTATATTGATAACAGTAATTCTGGAACAAGACAATTGTACATTCATGGTACAAACAGAGAAGATCAATTGGGTTTTGCTTTATCTGGTGGATGTGTGAGAGTTTCTAATATTAATTCTTATATCATTAAAGAAATCGTGATGAAACAGGAAACTATGCCTGTTTTTCTTGATGCTGTAGCTCTTCATGCTCCTAAGCCTGTTAAAGTTCCAGGCTTTGACGACACAGATTTAGAATCTATTTATAATGAACAATCAATCGTTATTCGTAGACAGAACATGCTAGATTCTGTTTCTTTAGCAAAACATTTGCAAGGAGTTGTAATTCCTAAGTTAGCAAATTCTATTGCATATAGGATGTCTAAAGTAGAAAATCAAAAAGCAAATGTAACCATAAGTGTGTCTGTTCCTTTCCCAGAATCCGCAATGAAATATTGGATGACATTTATTCATTCAGGAGGGGTTAATAATATCAACTTCCAGCAACGTTTTGGTTTTAAAGGAGAATATTTTGAAACAGAAATGCGCCATAATCAAAACCCATTTTATAAAGCGTATTATTCAGCAGATATCAATTCATATTTTAAAAATAGAATAACAGAAGCAAGAATAGCTTTAAATAATAATCTTACAGAAGCACTACAGAAACATGAAATTGATAAAGAGTTGATTCAAAATATCAATATTCAAGAGCAAACGATGATTAATGAGTATTTTAATAAGGAGCTAGAGGTTATTGATCCATTAGAATATTTTGCCATCTCTGAAGAACGAAAAAGAGTGCTTCATTATATGGGTATGATAGATACTTTGGCTGTAGAATTTCCTGGGAAATTTGAAGAATGGGAACACTTAACATGGATAAATAGCTACCTTTCTCTAAGAGAAAGTGGTCCTGATTCTCAACCTAAAGGAGATTTAGATTATTATGATGCTTTACTTATGCAGTCTTATATTTATGCTTTAGGTGAACAAGAACTTTATGAGAGGGAAGTGAAATCTGGTAGACTGCTACCTATAAAAGGGCAAGAGTTTCAGAATAAGTTATTGAATCAATATGGTATTGATGGTGCTTTGACATTATTAGATGAAGCAGGGATGTGGAGACTTTTTCAATATTCCCATAGTTCTGAGAACAAGACCTTAATTAAAATGGTATCTGTCGCTTATCCAAAACAGGAAATGTTAAAAGGAATGCAATTACTTGCAGAGTCTTATTTTAGTAAATTTAAATGGATTTCAAATCAGTACGTTATTACTTCTGAAGTAAACGGAGAAGCTATTACCTTGGCTGATTAA